Proteins encoded by one window of Misgurnus anguillicaudatus chromosome 4, ASM2758022v2, whole genome shotgun sequence:
- the LOC141363651 gene encoding uncharacterized protein, whose amino-acid sequence MFFWQGKYLSSENLLSSLTFVDKPNIETRIILRVIVNENDIRKVTLPEKPQTVESLLEQLEEKLGLTYKFSIQFEDPDFNNSLVNLTDIADLPDKPTLKIVSVVTTPTPSTAETTPTPSTAETEILSVASDDPSSQSKRTTWPEPFEIPTFPVDVEYRLRQGNLHYMQDQTYLQVSGVLKHEILHKLSETIYGFKAYPDKENFEEVAAALIKKHPCLTQPGSSKGWNGWYDSLRWKMGNYRSKLRRAGCLEVSVNGGKRRGQQLQKNIKRPKRYEVNFLPDYPDGEDESSLETKRKEMAGEIKKRRPNAALIAQNMNSTFALRRKELIENEPAVKDTVDRWPALFMESQIVAEFSRISGKNLQTEFFQKLDGFIPRFIDIFRTKGGDIGCKLKKILCQIDDKSDISGRRTAVLHGLPLLLGEDPTDFYKTCFDCGDEEHQASTSVCILTVIPEDSQTVPYSLHLDATSTAIVLEGTVVLNDIGNLPQAMCLLFGLIYALNLKYPLLLKNTFDFIQRVIMSLGHKSLKPKIQSLKNRLMQYNF is encoded by the exons atgtttttttggcaGGGTAAATACTTATCTTCAGAAAACTTACTAAGTTCTTTAACCTTTGTAGACAAACCAAATATAGAGACGAGGATCATACTCCGAGTGATTGTCAATGAAAATGATATCAGAAAAGTCACACTTCCTGAGAAACCACAGACCGTTGAGTCACTGTTGGAGCAACTTGAAGAGAAGCTGGGACTTACATACAAGTTCTCCATACAATTTGAGGATCCTGACTTTAACAATTCTCTAGTGAATCTTACTGACATTGCTGACTTGCCAGATAAGCCCACACTGAAGATTGTCTCTGTTGTGACGACACCAACACCTAGTACAGCAGAGACGACACCAACACCTAGTACAGCAGAGACGGAAATCCTTTCTGTGGCATCTGATGACCCCTCAAGTCAGAGTAAGCGAACCACATGGCCAGAACCATTTGAAATCCCAACATTTCCTGTTGACGTTGAATACAGGTTACGTCAGGGAAACTTACATTACATGCAAGATCAGACTTATCTACAAGTGTCTGGAGTGCTGAAGCACGAGATCCTACACAAACTCTCAGAGACAATATATGGTTTCAAAGCCTACCCAGACAAAGAAAATTTTGAGGAGGTTGCTGCTGCACTAATTAAAAAACATCCCTGCCTTACCCAGCCTGGCTCCTCTAAGGGGTGGAACGGGTGGTATGATAGCCTCAGGTGGAAAATGGGTAATTATCGTTCAAAACTGCGACGTGCTGGGTGTTTAGAGGTATCCGTAAATGGTGGAAAAAGAAGAGGACAACAGCTtcagaaaaacatcaaaagaCCGAAGAGGTATGAAGTCAATTTTCTACCTGATTACCCTGATGGTGAAGATGAGTCCAGCTTGGAAACCAAAAGGAAAGAGATGGCAGGGGAAATAAAAAAACGTCGACCTAATGCTGCACTGATAGCCCAGAATATGAATTCTACGTTTGCATTACGTAGAAAAGAACTGATAGAGAACGAACCTGCTGTGAAGGATACCGTGGACAGGTGGCCAGCACTCTTTATGGAGAGTCAG ATTGTGGCGGAGTTTAGTCGCATATCTGGCAAAAACCTACAAACTGAATTCTTCCAAAAACTGGACGGTTTTATTCCACGCTTCATTGATATCTTCAGGACCAAAGGGGGAGATATTGGGTGTAAACTTAAGAAGATCCTGTGCCAGATTGATGAT AAATCTGACATCAGTGGCAGAAGAACAGCAGTTCTCCATGGCCTTCCACTGCTCCTTGGAGAGGACCCCACTGATTTCTACAAGACATGTTTT GACTGTGGTGATGAGGAACACCAGGCCAGCACTTCAGTTTGCATACTGACTGTGATTCCTGAGGACTCTCAAACTGTACCTTATTCACTGCACCTTGACGCCACATCCACAGCCATAGTTTTGGAAGGCACAGTTGTATTGAATGACATAGGAAATCTTCCCCAAGCCATGTGCCTGCTCTTTGGGCTCATTTATGCTCTAAATTTAAAGTATCCTCTGCTGCTGAAGAACACTTTTGATTTCATACAAAGGGTGATTATGTCACTCGGCCACAAGTCTCTAAAACCTAAAATACAATCCCTGAAAAATCGCTTAATGCAGTACAATTTTTGa